Proteins encoded by one window of Agelaius phoeniceus isolate bAgePho1 chromosome 5, bAgePho1.hap1, whole genome shotgun sequence:
- the KMT2E gene encoding inactive histone-lysine N-methyltransferase 2E isoform X3, whose product MAVMRGVSSLIARSYVQKNKKILKAAKDLPPDALIIEYRGKFMLREQFEANGYFFKRPYPFVLFYSKFHGLEMCVDARTFGNEARFIRRSCTPNAEVRHVIEDGTIHLYIYSIHNIPKGAEITIAFDFDYGNCKYKVDCACLKENPECPVLRRSEPTENINTGYETRRKKGKKEKDVSREKETQNQNITLDCEGAATKMKIADNKQRKLSPLRLSISNNQEPDFIDDIEEKTPISNEVEMESEEQIAERKRKMTREERKMEAILQAFARLEKREKRREQALERISTAKTEVKSECKEAQILNDAEFIQEPAKEETATKPTPAKVNRTKQRKSFSRSRTHIGQQRRRHRTVSMCSDIQPSSPDVEVTSQQNETENVALVAEPETETVVTEMVTETEAPALSKCPTKYPKTKKHLVSEWLSEKSDKAGKPTDTLPERPLRITTDPEVLATQLNSLPGLTYSPHVYSTPKHYIRFTSPFLSEKRRKKEPVENITGSCKKRWLKQALEEENSTTIDRFNSPSQERSRSPAINGEHKSPLLLNDSCSLTDLTTPLKKRRLYQLLESAFSETSTPTPSPYATPTHADITASEPSLFATPPRVKTEDEACRNGYKPIYSPVTPVTPCIHGNTMHFENISSPDSSPEIKRRAYSQEGYDRASILALNSFRNSNLTEMGLQEIKTIGYSSPRNRTDVTRQCTGEMESVSDLQLGLEVIEQSALHKNLEAPTHDRTDSNSQLETAHCGRGTIYSSWVKSPDRTGVNFSMNSNLRDLTPSHQLEVGGGFRINESKCLIQEDARGMFMEASVFCTSEDGIAPGFGRTVNNDNLMDGNCTPQNPPQKKKVSLLEYRKRQREARKSGSKTDSFPLVTVSPHAAGAGNTSSNNGASDGYNNSGENGEQTENTASLPLPLPTTVYNAAPEDTGNNCAVKESSSSEKSEPEVQWTASTSVEQVRERSYQRALLLSDHRKDKDSGGESPCRPCSPSHVQSPSHSNLISQLQLKAPSFTEITEEPDSENPEPTSECPSPDTSQRTCKSPSKASKPSSPSPVVSAQPLGKTPTKPDSHWETAATAPETESVNHPKPELQQKQLTNNVQALSKTHPSQSHLRSSAEQLSHSQKLPSAPLKLHCPPSPHVENPPKSSTPHAPVQHGYLSPKPHSQQLGSPYRPHHPQSPQVGTPQRETHRNFYPAAPTLQPSNQAQASGPLFTQTSSGQSSASYSQFNQQNLNSNAPPPPPPPPPSSTYYQSQQPSGNFQSYSQLKGSLPQQTVFSSGPNQALPGTAGQQTVPAHHVAAGHFLSSQNPSIHHQASASAAPPPPPPPPAPGPHLVQQQSTHQQHSVAHVVGPVHAMAVAPGSHIHSQAAGHHLPPPPPPPGPLPHHQPPHPSTGHQGLQAQHQHVVNSAPPPPPPPPSSVMGSGHHPSSAQGLHHPSHQGPPHFPSNAHTSVSSYSSQAPHHTTLGPGPQHQPAGTGPHCPLPGQGPHIQPQGPNSIATPTASGFCPHPGSVSLPHGVQGQQQASPVPGQIPIHRAQVPPTFQNNYHGSGWH is encoded by the exons ATGGCAGTTATGAGAGGTGTGAGTTCACTAATTGCCAGG AGTTATGTgcaaaaaaacaagaaaattttaAAGGCTGCCAAAGACTTGCCTCCTGATGCACTTATTATTGAATACAGAGGAAAGTTCATGCTGAGAGAACAATTTGAAGCTAATGGATATTTCTTTAAAAG GCCATAcccatttgttttgttttactccAAATTCCATGGGCTAGAAATGTGTGTTGATGCAAGGACTTTTGGAAATGAAGCTCGATTTATCAGGCGTTCGTGTACACCAAATGCGGAG GTGAGGCATGTGATTGAAGATGGAACAATTCATCTTTATATTTACTCCATCCATAACATtccaaagggagcagagattACCATAGCATTTGATTTTGATTATGGAAATTG TAAATACAAAGTGGATTGTGCTTGCCTCAAAGAAAATCCTGAGTGTCCAGTTCTCAGACGTTCCGAGCCTACAGAAAACATCAATACTGGATATGAAActagaaggaaaaagggaaagaaagagaaggatgtTTCAAGAGAAAAAGAGACTCAAAATCAGAACATCACATTGGATTGTGAAGGAGCAGCCACCAAAATGAAAATTGCAGATAATAAACAGAGGAAGCTCTCTCCCCTCAGACTGTCCATTTCTAATAATCAG GAGCCAGATTTTATCGatgatatagaagaaaaaacTCCCATTAGCAATGAAGTAGAAATGGAATCAGAGGAGCAGattgcagaaaggaaaaggaagatg ACAAGAGAAGAACGGAAAATGGAAGCTATCCTGCAAGCTTTTGCCAgactagaaaaaagagaaaaaagaagagaacaggCTTTGGAAAGAATCAGCACAGCAAAAACGGAGGTTAAATCAGAGTGCAAGGAAGCACAGATTCTCAATGATGCTGAATTTATTCAG GAACCGGCAAAAGAAGAAACTGCCACCAAGCCCACCCCAGCCAAAGTTAACAGAACTAAACAGAGGAAAAGCTTCTCCCGGAGCAGAACTCACATCGGACAGCAGCGCAGGCGGCACAGGACCGTCAGCATGTGCTCAGATATCCAGCCCTCCTCTCCTGACGTGGAAGTAACCTCACAGCAGAACGAAACTGAGAATGTAGCACTGGTAGCTGAGCCTGAAACAGAAACTGTTGTTACAGAAATGGTTACTGAAACAGAAGCTCCAGCACTTAGTAAATGCCCTACAAAGTATCCAAAAACAAAGAAG CACTTGGTTAGTGAATGGTTGAGTGAAAAGAGTGATAAAGCAGGGAAGCCGACAGACACTCTACCAGAAAGGCCTCTACGCATAACCACCGACCCTGAAGTTCTGGCTACCCAGCTGAATTCCTTACCTGGCCTCACCTACAGTCCACACGTGTATTCAACCCCAAAGCACTATATCCGTTTTACTTCTCCATTCCTTTcagaaaagaggaggaaaaaagaaccTGTGGAAAACATTACTGGCTCTTGTAAGAAG CGTTGGTTGAAGCAGGCTTTGGAAGAAGAAAACTCAACAACGATTGACAGATTTAATTCACCATCACAAGAGAGATCTAGAAGTCCAGCCATCAATGGTGAACATAAAAGTCCTTTATTACTGAATGACAGCTGTTCTTTAACAG ATCTAACCACACCACTAAAAAAACGAAGACTGTATCAGCTGTTGGAGTCTGCTTTCTCAGAAACCTCCACACCTACTCCTTCTCCCTATGCCACACCAACCCATGCTGACATCACTGCCTCCGAGCCATCGTTGTTTGCTACTCCTCCCAGGGTAAAAACAGAGGATGAAGCTTGTCGAAATGGTTACAAACCCATCTATTCACCAGTTACTCCTGTAACTCCATGTATACATGGAAATACCATGCACTTTGAG AATATTTCCTCACCTGACAGTTCCCCAGAAATAAAAAGGCGAGCTTACAGTCAAGAG GGTTATGACAGAGCATCGATTCTAGCACTGAATTCTTTCAGAAATTCCAACCTGACAGAAATGGGCCTGCAAGAAATAAAGACTATTGGATATTCTAGTCCAAGGAATAGGACTGATGTCACAAGGCAGTGCACTGGAGAAATGGAATCTGTGTCAGACCTCCAGCTGGGACTCGAAGTAATTGAGCAAAGTGCACTGCATAAAAACCTGGAAGCCCCCACACATGATAGGACTGATTCAAACAGCCAATTAGAAACTGCTCATTGTGGACGGGGCACAATTTATTCTTCCTGGGTAAAAAGTCCTGACAGGACAGGTGTAAATTTCTCAATGAATTCTAATTTGAGGGACTTGACCCCTTCACATCAGTTGGAGGTAGGAGGTGGATTCAGAATAAACGAGTCAAAGTGCCTGATTCAAGAGGATGCAAGAGGCATGTTCATGGAAGCATCTGTTTTTTGTACTTCAGAAGATGGAATTGCACCTGGCTTTGGAAGGACTGTCAATAACGACAATTTGATGGATGGAAATTGCACACCCCAGAACCCTccacaaaagaaaaag GTGTCCTTGTTAGAATACCGTAAGAGGCAGCGTGAAGCTCGAAAAAGTGGCTCAAAGACAGACAGCTTCCCCCTGGTTACTGTATCTCCTCATGCTGCTGGTGCAGGAAATACAAGTAGTAATAATGGTGCTAGTGATGGCTATAACAACAGTGGTGAAAACGGGGAGCAAACTGAAAACACCGCAAGCCTGCCTTTACCACTGCCAACTACTGTTTATAATGCAGCTCCAGAAGACACTGGCAACAACTGTGCAGTTAAGGAGTCTTCCTCCAGTGAGAAGAGTGAACCAGAAGTTCAGTG GACTGCATCAACCTCTGTGGAACAAGTGAGAGAACGAAGTTATCAGAGAGCTTTACTTCTCAGTGATCATAGGAAAGACAAGGACAGTG GGGGAGAATCACCTTGTAGGCCATGCTCACCGTCTCATGTTCAGTCTCCATCTCATTCAAATCTCATTTCCCAGTTGCAGCTTAAGGCCCCTTCTTTCACTGAAATTACGGAAG AACCTGATTCTGAAAATCCAGAGCCAACTTCTGAATGTCCGTCCCCAGATACTTCACAAAGGACTTGTAAGAGTCCATCAAAAGCAAGCAAG CCCTCTTCACCGAGTCCTGTAGTTTCAGCACAGCCACTTGGGAAAACACCCACAAAACCAGATTCGCACTGGGAAACTGCAGCTACTGCACCTGAGACTGAAAGTGTGAATCATCCCaaacctgagctgcagcagaaacagCTGACAAACAACGTCCAAGCACTTTCAAAAACTCATCCATCTCAGTCACATCTGCgcagctctgctgagcaacTTTCACATTCACAGAAGTTGCCTTCCGCACCTTTGAAGCTGCATTGCCCCCCTTCGCCTCACGTAGAAAACCCCCCCAAGTCCTCCACCCCTCACGCGCCTGTGCAGCACGGTTACCTTTCACCAAAGCCTCACTCACAGCAGCTGGGATCTCCTTACAGACCTCATCACCCACAGTCACCTCAAGTTGGAACGCCCCAGAGGGAAACACACAGGAACTTCTACCCGGCGGCGCCCACCCTCCAGCCCAGTAACCAGGCGCAGGCTAGCGGCCCCCTCTTCACTCAGACATCATCAGGACAATCTTCAGCTTCCTACAGCCAGTTTAACCAACAAAATCTGAACAGCAATGCGCCgcctcccccaccccctccaCCCCCTTCTTCCACTTACTATCAAAGCCAGCAGCCCTCTGGAAACTTCCAGAGCTACAGCCAGCTGAAGGGCAGCCTACCCCAACAGACTGTGTTTTCATCTGGACCAAATCAAGCACTTCCTGGCACTGCGGGTCAGCAAACGGTGCCGGCCCACCACGTAGCTGCAGGGCATTTTTTGTCCTCTCAGAACCCCAGTATTCATCACCAGGCATCGgcatctgctgctcctcctcctcctccaccaccaCCTGCTCCAGGACCCCACCTTGTCCAGCAGCAAAGTACTCATCAGCAGCACTCTGTAGCACATGTTGTCGGTCCAGTTCATGCCATGGCAGTGGCTCCTGGATCGCACATTCATTCTCAAGCTGCTGGTCACCATTTGCCACCGCCACCTCCACCACCAGGTCCTCTCCCCCACCACCAACCTCCCCATCCTTCGACGGGACACCAAGGTTTGCAAGCACAACACCAGCACGTTGTAAACTCAGCACCGCctcccccgccgccccctccctcCAGCGTTATGGGCTCGGGGCACCACCCCTCATCAGCACAAGGGTTACACCACCCCTCTCATCAAGGACCCCCCCATTTCCCTTCCAATGCTCACACGAGCGTCTCCTCCTATTCCTCTCAAGCCCCACATCACACAACGTTAGGACCTGGACCTCAACATCAGCCTGCTGGCACAGGACCTCATTGCCCACTCCCTGGTCAGGGTCCTCACATCCAACCTCAAGGACCAAACAGTATTGCAACACCTACTGCTTCCGGCTTCTGCCCTCACCCCGGCTCCGTGAGCCTCCCCCACGGagtgcaggggcagcagcaggccTCCCCCGTGCCAGGACAGATCCCCATTCACAGAGCACAGGTGCCACCCACCTTCCAGAACAATTACCATGGGTCAGGGTGGCATTAA